From a region of the Nitrospirota bacterium genome:
- the ribD gene encoding bifunctional diaminohydroxyphosphoribosylaminopyrimidine deaminase/5-amino-6-(5-phosphoribosylamino)uracil reductase RibD produces MALALRLAAKGQGRTSPNPMVGAVVVASNRIVGQGYHRRAGGPHAEVIALQAAGPRTQGATLYVTLEPCCHTEKRTPPCVPVLIAAGLKRVVVAMPDPNPHVGGRGIRALRKASLEVAVGCQRDEAERLNEAYRHWVRTGLPFVTLKAAMTMDGKIATAGGESQWITGEPARRYTHQLRSRMDAILVGAGTVQRDDPRLTVRLGRGAVAPKPTHQPLRVILDSRLRIPLISRVLGPGTVIATTAQAPAGKIRQAQAKGAQILVLPARNGRVSLRACLAELGKQGITSVLIEGGSEINASAIRAGLVNRVALFIAPTLLGGQDAKGLIGGLAPKRLAQAMPLDDIRIQPLGRDFLLEGTLSTK; encoded by the coding sequence ATGGCGCTGGCCCTCCGGCTGGCAGCCAAGGGGCAGGGACGCACCAGCCCCAATCCGATGGTCGGGGCGGTGGTTGTGGCAAGCAACCGGATCGTCGGGCAGGGGTATCATCGCCGGGCCGGCGGTCCCCATGCCGAAGTGATCGCTCTCCAAGCTGCAGGCCCCCGTACACAAGGCGCCACCCTTTACGTCACCCTCGAACCCTGCTGTCATACCGAGAAGCGCACCCCTCCCTGTGTGCCGGTCCTGATCGCCGCCGGACTGAAGCGCGTCGTTGTCGCGATGCCGGATCCCAATCCTCATGTCGGCGGACGAGGCATCAGAGCCCTGCGTAAGGCCAGCCTTGAGGTCGCCGTCGGGTGCCAGCGCGACGAAGCCGAACGGCTGAACGAAGCCTATCGCCATTGGGTCAGAACCGGCTTGCCCTTCGTCACCCTGAAAGCCGCAATGACCATGGACGGCAAAATCGCCACGGCTGGCGGCGAGTCCCAATGGATCACCGGGGAACCGGCACGACGCTATACCCACCAGCTGCGCAGCCGGATGGACGCAATCCTGGTCGGGGCTGGGACGGTCCAGCGCGATGACCCCCGATTGACTGTGCGGTTGGGGAGAGGAGCGGTCGCGCCCAAACCGACTCATCAACCCTTGCGCGTCATCCTGGACAGCCGGCTGCGCATTCCCCTTATATCCAGAGTCCTCGGCCCCGGAACGGTCATCGCCACCACCGCTCAAGCCCCGGCCGGAAAGATACGACAAGCGCAGGCCAAGGGCGCCCAGATATTGGTCCTGCCAGCCCGGAATGGCCGGGTATCCCTACGCGCTTGCTTGGCCGAGCTGGGGAAACAGGGCATCACATCGGTGCTGATCGAAGGGGGCAGCGAAATCAACGCCTCCGCCATTCGGGCGGGACTGGTCAACCGGGTGGCCCTCTTCATCGCCCCCACCTTATTGGGTGGCCAAGACGCGAAAGGCCTCATCGGCGGGCTTGCGCCGAAACGGTTGGCGCAGGCGATGCCGCTCGACGATATCCGCATCCAACCTCTCGGGAGGGATTTCCTGCTGGAAGGGACCCTCTCGACGAAGTAG